In the Pseudomonas sp. DTU_2021_1001937_2_SI_NGA_ILE_001 genome, one interval contains:
- the greA gene encoding transcription elongation factor GreA yields the protein MNKYPMTVEGARALEEELNHLTKVVRPKLSQDIGEARELGDLKENAEYHAAREQQGMVEARIRDIEGRMQNAVVIDVTTIPHTGKVVFGTTVEIANVDTDESVVYKIVGEDEADIKQGKISVTSPIARALIAKSEGDVVAVTTPGGVVEYEIIEVRHI from the coding sequence ATGAATAAATACCCCATGACCGTCGAGGGCGCTCGCGCCCTCGAAGAAGAGCTGAATCACCTGACCAAGGTGGTCCGCCCGAAACTCAGTCAGGACATCGGCGAAGCGCGCGAGCTGGGTGACCTGAAGGAAAACGCCGAATACCATGCCGCCCGCGAACAGCAGGGCATGGTCGAGGCGCGGATCCGTGACATTGAAGGCCGCATGCAGAATGCCGTGGTCATTGATGTCACGACCATTCCTCACACCGGCAAGGTGGTGTTCGGCACCACCGTGGAGATCGCCAACGTCGACACCGACGAAAGCGTGGTCTACAAGATCGTCGGTGAGGATGAAGCGGACATCAAGCAGGGCAAGATCTCCGTGACCTCGCCGATTGCCCGTGCGCTGATTGCCAAGAGCGAAGGCGACGTCGTAGCGGTGACCACACCCGGTGGCGTGGTGGAATACGAGATCATCGAAGTCCGTCACATCTGA